A genomic window from Pecten maximus chromosome 4, xPecMax1.1, whole genome shotgun sequence includes:
- the LOC117325203 gene encoding uncharacterized protein LOC117325203 isoform X2: protein MYTDTGDRSGLFCTMESEGTVYVDTGDRSGLFCTMESEGTVYVDTGDRSGLFCTMESEGTVYADTGDRSGLFCTMESEGTVYVDTGDRSGLFCTMESEWTVYVDTGDRSGLFCTMESEGTVYVDSRDWSGLFCTMESEGTVYVDIGDWSGLFCTMESEGTVYVDTGDWSGLFCTMESEGTVYTDTGDWSGLFCTMESEGTLYVDSGDWSGLFCTMESEGTVYVDTGDRSGLFCTMESEGTLYTDTGDWSGLLFCTMESEGTVYRHRRQVWALLYNGVGGDSVYRHRRLVWAALLYNGVRGDCI from the exons ATGTACACAGACACAGGAGACAGGTCTGGGCTCTTCTGTACAATGGAGTCAGAGGGGACTGTGTATGTAGACACAGGAGACAG GTCTGGGCTCTTCTGTACAATGGAGTCGGAGGGGACTGTGTATGTAGACACAGGAGACAGGTCTGGGCTCTTCTGTACAATGGAGTCGGAGGGGACTGTGTATGCAGACACAGGAGACAGGTCTGGGCTCTTCTGTACAATGGAGTCGGAGGGGACTGTGTATGTAGACACAGGAGACAGATCTGGGCTCTTCTGTACAATGGAGTCGGAGTGGACTGTGTATGTAGACACAGGAGACAGATCTGGGCTCTTCTGTACAATGGAGTCGGAGGGAACTGTGTATGTAGACTCCAGAGATTGGTCTGGGCTCTTCTGTACAATGGAGTCGGAGGGAACTGTGTATGTAGACATAGGAGATTGGTCTGGGCTCTTCTGTACAATGGAGTCGGAGGGGACTGTGTATGTAGACACAGGAGACTGGTCTGGGCTCTTCTGTACAATGGAGTCGGAGGGGACTGTGTACACAGACACAGGAGATTGGTCTGGGCTCTTCTGTACAATGGAGTCGGAGGGGACTCTGTATGTAGACTCCGGAGATTGGTCTGGGCTCTTCTGTACAATGGAGTCGGAGGGGACTGTGTATGTAGACACAGGAGACAGGTCTGGGCTCTTCTGTACAATGGAGTCGGAGGGGACTCTGTATACAGACACAGGAGATTGGTCTGGGCTGCTCTTCTGTACAATGGAGTCGGAGGggactgtatatagacacagGAGACAGGTCTGGGCTCTTCTGTACAATGGAGTCGGAGGGGACTCTGTATACAGACACAGGAGATTGGTCTGGGCTGCTCTTCTGTACAATGGAGTCAGAGGggactgtatatag
- the LOC117325203 gene encoding uncharacterized protein LOC117325203 isoform X1, which produces MYTDTGDRSGLFCTMESEGTVYVDTGDRSGLFCTMESEGLYTDTGDRSGLFCTMESEGTVYVDTGDRSGLFCTMESEGTVYADTGDRSGLFCTMESEGTVYVDTGDRSGLFCTMESEWTVYVDTGDRSGLFCTMESEGTVYVDSRDWSGLFCTMESEGTVYVDIGDWSGLFCTMESEGTVYVDTGDWSGLFCTMESEGTVYTDTGDWSGLFCTMESEGTLYVDSGDWSGLFCTMESEGTVYVDTGDRSGLFCTMESEGTLYTDTGDWSGLLFCTMESEGTVYRHRRQVWALLYNGVGGDSVYRHRRLVWAALLYNGVRGDCI; this is translated from the coding sequence ATGTACACAGACACAGGAGACAGGTCTGGGCTCTTCTGTACAATGGAGTCAGAGGGGACTGTGTATGTAGACACAGGAGACAGATCTGGGCTCTTCTGTACAATGGAGTCAGAGGGACTGTATACAGACACAGGAGACAGGTCTGGGCTCTTCTGTACAATGGAGTCGGAGGGGACTGTGTATGTAGACACAGGAGACAGGTCTGGGCTCTTCTGTACAATGGAGTCGGAGGGGACTGTGTATGCAGACACAGGAGACAGGTCTGGGCTCTTCTGTACAATGGAGTCGGAGGGGACTGTGTATGTAGACACAGGAGACAGATCTGGGCTCTTCTGTACAATGGAGTCGGAGTGGACTGTGTATGTAGACACAGGAGACAGATCTGGGCTCTTCTGTACAATGGAGTCGGAGGGAACTGTGTATGTAGACTCCAGAGATTGGTCTGGGCTCTTCTGTACAATGGAGTCGGAGGGAACTGTGTATGTAGACATAGGAGATTGGTCTGGGCTCTTCTGTACAATGGAGTCGGAGGGGACTGTGTATGTAGACACAGGAGACTGGTCTGGGCTCTTCTGTACAATGGAGTCGGAGGGGACTGTGTACACAGACACAGGAGATTGGTCTGGGCTCTTCTGTACAATGGAGTCGGAGGGGACTCTGTATGTAGACTCCGGAGATTGGTCTGGGCTCTTCTGTACAATGGAGTCGGAGGGGACTGTGTATGTAGACACAGGAGACAGGTCTGGGCTCTTCTGTACAATGGAGTCGGAGGGGACTCTGTATACAGACACAGGAGATTGGTCTGGGCTGCTCTTCTGTACAATGGAGTCGGAGGggactgtatatagacacagGAGACAGGTCTGGGCTCTTCTGTACAATGGAGTCGGAGGGGACTCTGTATACAGACACAGGAGATTGGTCTGGGCTGCTCTTCTGTACAATGGAGTCAGAGGggactgtatatag
- the LOC117325203 gene encoding proteasome assembly chaperone 3-like isoform X3 has translation MSRGDNPATSKMDAPSDGKVCGFPVKTTQKAVMVNNQKTDILCSHFADKLFVVVTQFNKLGNLIELTRDVAVDDAITPSRPSYSTKVLMGRDEPLMHVLAKNVLGKLDIKKPVMLALALKDESPKSVAQLSEAIKGIV, from the exons ATGTCAAGGGGCGATAACCCTGCCACTTCCAAGATGGATGCACCCAGCGATGGTAAAGTCTGTGGGTTTCCAGTAAAAACAACACAG AAAGCTGTGATGGTGAACAATCAGAAAACTGACATCCTATGTAGCCACTTTGCAGACAAGCTTTTTGTGGTTGTCACACAATTTAACAAGTTAGGAAACTTG ATTGAACTGACCAGGGATGTTGCTGTTGATGATGCCATAACTCCTTCCAGACCTTCATATTCCACCAAAGTGCTTATGGGACGGGACGAG CCATTGATGCATGTTCTTGCGAAGAATGTACTTGGTAAGCTGGATATTAAGAAGCCGGTGATGTTGGCACTGGCTCTGAAGGATGAGTCGCCGAAATCTGTAGCCCAGCTGAGTGAGGCGATTAAGGGAATAGTATAA